Part of the Pseudomonas sp. M30-35 genome is shown below.
ACGACCCTCTGCAGGGGATTACGCGACTGTTGCTAGCGGCGCGAGCAATCTGGCCCCGAGTAACCCGGCTTTGGCGATCCGTGTGGCTGATGATGCCAAGCGCTTGTTGGTTGCAGAGCAGAGGGCTGTGCCTATGCAATTGGTGACAACATCAGGCAGTGGCCTCGATCCGCACTTATCCCCAGAAGCGGCGCGCTATCAGATAGCCCGTATTGCGGGTGCGCGCAATGTGTCTAAATCGGCGCTTGAGCAGCTGATTGACGCGAAGCTAGAGGCGCCTTTAATTGGACCCGCGGTGGTCAATGTACTGGCGCTAAACATGGCGCTGGCAGAAGATGAGGGCCTGTCCCGCGCTGAGTAACTTTATGAGTGATGCAACCCACGCAGACGTCTTGCTGGCTGATTTACCTAAAAACACGCGCGGTCGGCTCAAGGTGTTTTTAGGTGCCGCGCCAGGTGTCGGTAAAACCTTTGCCATGCTCCAAGCTGCGCAAGCTCTGCAACGTGCGGGTACTGACGTGCGTGTCGCGGTTGTAGAAACCCATGGTCGAGTCGAAACTGAGGCGATGCTGGTCGGCTTGCCGCAACAAGCGCCGCGTCAGTTGGAGCACCGTGGGGTATTAATGCGCGAGATGGATCTGGATGCCATTCTCGCGCAGCCGCCCAAGCTGGTATTGGTCGATGAGTTGGCGCATAGCAATGCCCCCGGCAGTCGTCATAGCAAGCGCTGGCAAGACGTACAGGAGTTGTTGGATTCGGGCGTCGATGTTTACACCACGGTCAATGTCCAGCACCTCGAATCACTCAATGATCAAGTGCGTGATATCACCGGCGTGCAAGTGCGCGAAACATTACCGGATTGGGTGCTGCAGGAAGCCGATGAGATTCTGCTAATCGACCTGCCCACGCGCGAGCTACTTGAGCGTTTGCGTGAGGGTAAGGTTTATGTGCCGGAGCAAGCGCGCGCAGCCATAGATGCTTTTTTCAGCCAGACCAACCTGACAGCCTTGCGTGAGCTGGCAATGCAAACCGCGGCAGCGCGGGTTGATGCTGAGTTGACGCGACGCCACCGGTTGAGTGGGGGCGGCGTACCGGTTTTACGTGGACGACTGCTGGTTGGTATCGACGGCGATATTCAGGCGGAACGCTTGGTGCGCCATGCGTTCAGGGTTGCTGAGCGTCGTCATTTGCCGTGGTCAGTGGTGCATGTCGATACCGGCGGGGCTCGCGACGAGCAACGTTTGAGTTTGCTCCAGGCTGCGCAACAATTGGCCGAGCGTTTGGGGGGAGAAGTTGTAAGTTTGCGTGGCAGTGAACGTGCAAAAACCTTGCTTGAACATGCTCGTGAACGTCATGCAAGCCTGATCCTGGTCGGTCGAAGTCGCCCACGTCTATGGCGGCGCTGGTTAGGTCGGGGGCTTGCCGAGCGCCTAATCATGAACGGTCAAGGGCTGGAAATCTGCGCGCTAGATTGCGAGTCAGAACGGGCCATGCAACGGCGTCGGATCAGTGCGCCGCTGGTCTGGCGAAATTATCTGCAGGCCTTGATCGCAACCGTCTTGGCGGCCTTTGTGGCGCTGGGCTTGTCGCACGTGCTTGAGCTGCCGAATATATCTCTGGTTTTTCTTGCTGCAGTACTGGTTGTGGCTGTGCGCAGCAGTTTGGGGCCTGCGTTGGTGTGTGCTGGTTGCTCGTTCCTGGCATACAATTTTTTGTTTATTCCGCCGACACTTACCCTAACAATTGAGCGTCAAGAAGACGTCTTAACCTTGCTTTTTTTCCTGTTGATGGCCGCACTTACCGGTAATTTGGCCAGTCGCCAGCGTCAGCAGTTGCAAGCCTTGCGTCAGACTCAGGCGGAAACCGCGGGTTTGCTGGAGCTGTCCAGCAAACTAACGGCCGCGACTGATCGTCAGGCGGTGCTCAGCGCGGCAATGCAGCAGTTTTCACTGTGGCAAGAGATGGACGTCAGCGTGCTGGCGCTTAGTGATGACGGTACGTGGAAAGTCGAAGCGGGCACTCAGCGGTTACTCACCGAGTTGGAGCGCGCTGCTGCCGACTGGTCTTGGCAGCATATCCAGCCAGCCGGGCTTGGCACCGATACCTTGCCGGGCGGGCATTGGTGGTGGTGCCCGTTGGCAGGTGAGGATGGTCCGTTAGCCTTGCTTGGCGTCAATCCCAAGAATGGCGCACCCTTGGCCAGTGCGCAGCGTCGTTTGATTGCCGCGCTCGCTCAACCCTTGGCACAGGCATTGAGCCGTGCGCAGCTTGCACAAGATTTAGAGGCGGCACGCCTGCATGGCCAAACTGAAGAGCTACGCAGTGCCTTATTGGCTTCGGTGTCCCATGATTTGCGAACACCACTGACGGCGATGCGTGGCTCAATCGACAGCCTGCTGACGCTTGGCGAACAGATCCCGGTTGCGGATCGCTACGAATTACTGGAAGGCACACGCGACGAGGCCGAGCGTCTTGATCGCTATATCCAGAACTTGCTCGACATGACTCGCCTGGGCCATGGAGCTCTTAAGCTTGCACGGGACTGGGTGGCTCCATGCGATATCGTTGCCAGTGCCGTGCAGCGATTACGCTTGGTGCTTGCGCCACTGAGGGTCGAGCTATCGCTTGCCGATGACTTACCGCTACTTTACGTACATGCCGCGCTGATTGAGCAAGCGTTAGTCAATGTGTTGGAAAATGCGGCGCGCTTTTCACCTGTTAACGGGCGCCTGCGCGTCGTGGCGGAAAATGATGGCAAGGAGTTGCGCATCGCGGTTAGTGACCAAGGACCGGGTATTCCCGAACAGGAGCGCGATAAAATTTTCGATATGTTCTATACCGCAGCCCGTGGTGATCGTGGCGGGCAAGGCACTGGTTTAGGTTTGGCGATATGCCAAGGAATGCTGGGAGCCCACGGCGGGCGAGTCAGCGTAGGTGAGGGGCTTGATGGGCGAGGGGCAACCCTGACACTGCACATACCGCTGTCACCACAACCGATAATGGAAGACGAGTCTGTATGAGCAGCAACCAGCCGACTGTTTTAGTCGTTGATGATGAAGCTCAGATTCGCAAGTTCTTGCGCATCAGCCTTGTTGCCAAAGGCTACCGGGTGATCGAAAGCGCGAATGGCAGCGATGGCCTGGCGCAAGCGGCGTTGACCAGTCCAGATTTGGTGGTGCTTGATCTCGGTCTGCCCGATATGGATGGCCAGCAGGTGTTGCGCGAGTTGCGTGAATGGTCACACGTGCCGGTATTAGTGCTGTCGGTTCGTGCTAGTGAAGGTGAAAAAGTTACCGCGCTGGATGCCGGTGCTAACGACTACATGACCAAGCCGTTTGGGATTCAGGAGTTTTTGGCGCGGGTACGTGTGCTATTGCGCCAAGCGGGTAGCGGCGAGCAAGCCGCGGCGGTTATCAGCAGCGGTCCATTGAGTGTCGACTTTGCTTATCGCCGGGTGCTGCTCAATGGATTGGAGGTCGCGCTGACCCGTAAGGAATATGCTGTGTTAGCGATTCTTGCCCGACACCTTGGTCGTGTCGTGACCCAGCAGCACCTGCTCAAGGATGTTTGGGGCGCCAGTCATGCAGATGACAGCCATTATCTGCGAGTGGTTATTGGCCACCTGCGACAGAAGCTCGGAGATGACCCCGCCGCGCCGCGCTTTATTATCACCGAGGCAGGTGTAGGGTATCGGTTGCTGGAGCAATGACTATGAGTATTCTCGACGGATTGTCGCTGAGCTTGGCCTCACGCTTACAG
Proteins encoded:
- a CDS encoding sensor histidine kinase KdpD, encoding MSDATHADVLLADLPKNTRGRLKVFLGAAPGVGKTFAMLQAAQALQRAGTDVRVAVVETHGRVETEAMLVGLPQQAPRQLEHRGVLMREMDLDAILAQPPKLVLVDELAHSNAPGSRHSKRWQDVQELLDSGVDVYTTVNVQHLESLNDQVRDITGVQVRETLPDWVLQEADEILLIDLPTRELLERLREGKVYVPEQARAAIDAFFSQTNLTALRELAMQTAAARVDAELTRRHRLSGGGVPVLRGRLLVGIDGDIQAERLVRHAFRVAERRHLPWSVVHVDTGGARDEQRLSLLQAAQQLAERLGGEVVSLRGSERAKTLLEHARERHASLILVGRSRPRLWRRWLGRGLAERLIMNGQGLEICALDCESERAMQRRRISAPLVWRNYLQALIATVLAAFVALGLSHVLELPNISLVFLAAVLVVAVRSSLGPALVCAGCSFLAYNFLFIPPTLTLTIERQEDVLTLLFFLLMAALTGNLASRQRQQLQALRQTQAETAGLLELSSKLTAATDRQAVLSAAMQQFSLWQEMDVSVLALSDDGTWKVEAGTQRLLTELERAAADWSWQHIQPAGLGTDTLPGGHWWWCPLAGEDGPLALLGVNPKNGAPLASAQRRLIAALAQPLAQALSRAQLAQDLEAARLHGQTEELRSALLASVSHDLRTPLTAMRGSIDSLLTLGEQIPVADRYELLEGTRDEAERLDRYIQNLLDMTRLGHGALKLARDWVAPCDIVASAVQRLRLVLAPLRVELSLADDLPLLYVHAALIEQALVNVLENAARFSPVNGRLRVVAENDGKELRIAVSDQGPGIPEQERDKIFDMFYTAARGDRGGQGTGLGLAICQGMLGAHGGRVSVGEGLDGRGATLTLHIPLSPQPIMEDESV
- a CDS encoding response regulator, which produces MSSNQPTVLVVDDEAQIRKFLRISLVAKGYRVIESANGSDGLAQAALTSPDLVVLDLGLPDMDGQQVLRELREWSHVPVLVLSVRASEGEKVTALDAGANDYMTKPFGIQEFLARVRVLLRQAGSGEQAAAVISSGPLSVDFAYRRVLLNGLEVALTRKEYAVLAILARHLGRVVTQQHLLKDVWGASHADDSHYLRVVIGHLRQKLGDDPAAPRFIITEAGVGYRLLEQ
- the kdpC gene encoding potassium-transporting ATPase subunit KdpC produces the protein MFKKIRPAISLLVFMTLLTGVIYPLTVTAIAQVAFPVQANGSLIHDAQGEVRGSKLLAQRFVGAQWFHSRPSAGDYATVASGASNLAPSNPALAIRVADDAKRLLVAEQRAVPMQLVTTSGSGLDPHLSPEAARYQIARIAGARNVSKSALEQLIDAKLEAPLIGPAVVNVLALNMALAEDEGLSRAE